The sequence GAGGTGCTCGAAAGCATCGGGCCGGTTCTCGGCAAGCATCCGGAATACGCCGAATTCAAGATTATCGAGCGGATCTGCGAGCCCGAGCGGCAGATCATCTTCCGGGTGCCCTGGGAGGACGACCTGGGTGAGGTGCACATCAACCGGGGCTTCCGGGTGGAGTTCAACAGCGCCCTCGGCCCCTACAAGGGCGGCCTGCGCTTCCACCCCTCGGTCTATCTCGGCATCGTCAAGTTCCTCGGCTTCGAGCAGATCTTCAAGAACGGCCTGACCGGCCTGCCGATCGGCGGCGGCAAGGGCGGCTCGGACTTCGACCCGAAGGGGCGCTCCGACCGGGAGGTCATGCGCTTCTGCCAGAGCTTCATGACCGAGCTCTACCGTCACATCGGCGAGTACACCGACGTTCCGGCCGGTGACATCGGCGTCGGGCAGCGCGAGGTCGGCTACCTGTTCGGCCAGTACAAGCGCATCACCAACCGCTACGAATCCGGAGTGATCACCGGAAAGGGCCTCAGCTACGGCGGCGCTCAGGTGCGGACCGAGGCCACCGGGTACGGCTGCGCGTTCTTCGTCGACGAGATGCTGAAGGCCCGCGGCACGTCGTTCGACGGCAGGCGGGTCGTGGTGTCCGGGTCGGGCAACGTCGCCGTCTACGCCATCGAGAAGGTGCAGCAGCTGGGCGGCGTGGTGGTCGCCTGCTCCGACTCCTCGGGCTATGTCCTCGACGAGAAGGGCATCGACCTCGACCTGCTCAAGCAGGTCAAGCAGGTCGAGCGCCACCGGCTGGGCGTCTACGCCGAGCGCCGCGGCGCGGGCGCGGCCTTCGTCTCCGGCCGGAGCCTCTGGGAGGTGCCGTGCGAGGTGGCGATGCCCTCGGCCACCCAGAACGAGATCACCGGTCACGACGCCGAACTCCTCGTCCGCAACGGCTGCGTCGCCGTCGGCGAGGGCGCCAACATGCCCACCACGCCCGAGGGCATCCGGGTGTTCCAGGAGGCCGGCGTGTCCTTCGGGCCGGGCAAGGCGGCCAACGCGGGCGGCGTGGCCACCAGCGCGCTGGAGATGCAGCAGAACGCCAGCCGCGACTCGTGGACCTTCGAATTCTCCGAGCAGCGCCTGCAGACCATCATGCGCGACATCCACGGCCGCTGCCTGCAGAGTGCCGACGAGTACGGCCTGCCGGGCAACTACGTGGCCGGCGCCAACATCGACGGATTCAAGCGGGTGGCCGACGCGATGCTCTCGCTCGGCCTGATCTGAGGACGCCCCGGGTGGAGGGGCCGTCAAAGCCCCTCCGCGCAGCCTTCCGGTCCGCGCGACCTTCCGGTCCGCCGTACGGCTGTCACCGGCCGGGAGGCCACCGGCCCCGCCGGGCGCCGGCCCCGGGGCGCGGGCCGGCGCTGGACGGACCGCGCGCGACGTGCCGGGCGGTCACACCGGGGTTGGATACCGAGTGGTCAGATACCGAGTGGTCAGATAGTGAGTGGTCGGATACTGGGCGGTCGGCCTGCGCAGAGGGACCTGATCGGGGGCGGGGATCGGGGACGCGCGGCTGACGGCGGCGGGGCGACCGCGTGCGGACCATCCCGGCCAGGCGGCGGGGGAATCACCCGTGGGGGACGTCCGCGTCAGGTGGTGCGAGAGAGTGGGTGCGGAGGCGTCCGCGTCAGGCGGTGAGGGAGACCGCGCGCGAGGACGCCGGCGTCAGGAGGTGAGGTTGACGTAGTAGCGGGAGTAGCCGTTCATGTCGACCAGGCGCGTGCCGACGGCCCTGGCGGCGGTGCTGCCGATGTTGAGGCAGGAGTCGAAGGCGTTCTGGTAGACGTACATCGGGCCGTAGGGGCCGGTCCAGACCGCTCCGTTGGCGGCCTCGGCGTAGAAGGCGGCGTAGCGGTTGCTGGTGTTGAGTACGTGCGCCTCCCCTCCCGGGTCGATGGCCCACCAGCCCCGGGTGCCCCACTGGCCGTAGTCCCGGCAGCCGTCGGGACTGTAGAACATGATCGCGACCCACACCCTGGAGGTGTAGCGGTTACGGAAGTGCAGCTCCATGGTCTACTCCTCCGGTTCCGTGAAGCGCTGGGCCAGCGGTCTGGCGTCGACCGGCTGGTCGGCCAGGGGCGGCAGGTGATCGTCGGCCCCCGCGGCGACAGCGATCCGGTCCGCCGTCCCCGCGCGCGCGTTCACCTCCCCCGTGTCGGCCTCTGTCGTGTCCGCGAACCCCACCCGTGGATCGGGCAGACGCTCGGTGCCGTTGTCCGGCATGTGGCTCAACTCCATTCCTTGAACGCGTTGAGTGACTGCCCCAGAACTTACAGTAATAGTCAAAGGCTGTAAAGAGTGCTGTAAAGGCAGTGCGATGGAGGTCGGCCGCATTGTCACGAGTCCGCATCCGGCCGCCGGCCCGGCGAAAAGCGTCGGTCTCATTACCTAAGGTGGCGTTCATGCGACGCATTCAGGAGACGGCATGACCCTCCCGCCCGAGCTCGTCGGGAATCCGGCCGTCGTCCGCCTGTCTGCGAGCATGCTCGACCGCCGCGAGGGCGACTGCCGTGACTTCGCCGCGGCCAAGGCCCGGCCGGACGTGCGGTCGCAGGTCTTCGAACGCCGCCGCTTCGCCCCCTGGGAGGACTTCCCGCTCGGCCTGGTCATGCGGGTGCTGGACGCCGTCGAGTTCGACGGCGCCGACGTGGCCGCGGCGGTCACGCAGGCCCTGGAGGACAACCGCGACCCGGTGCATCCCGGAGCCGCGCGCTGGATCCGGCATGCCTGCCACACCTATCTGGAGACGGCCGACAGCCTGGCCGCGGAGGGGGGCGGGCTCCGCCCGGAACGCCACCCCCGGATCGTCCAGCGGAGCGGCTCTCCGGCGGAGATGCGGGCCCTGACCGCGTGGGGCCGCTGGTACGGCTCGCCGGACGGCGCCGTGGTCGAGTTCCGCCGGATGCGGCTGCGGCGCCCGCTGGGCCGGGCCGACGGGCCCGCCACGCTGGCGATGGCCTACGTCGCCGCGGCCGGCGACCGGGCCGTGGGAGGCACGCAGGACCTCTACCGGACCGTTCCCGTCCCGGTCCGCGAGCCCGGCGCGAGCCCCCGGCGGGTGCGGGTGGTCGAGGTGGGCCTCACCGACGGCGCCGCGGCGGTGCTCGTGGACACCGCGCCCCAGCAGGTGCGCCACGCCTACCTCTCCTCCGTGAGACCCGTGGCGGCCGGGCTGCTGGCCGGCGGCCACAGGACACCCGGCGGCGACTGCGCCGACTGCAAGCTGCGTGCCTCGTGCGGCGCCCTCCCGCGGACACCGGGGCTGCTGGGCCTGCCCGACCGGGGGACCCACCGGCGCACCTGGTCGATCACGACGGCCCGGCAGTACCAGATCTGCCCGGCCCAGGCGCACATGCGCGACCTCCGGCTGCCCGCCGAGGAGGCCGAGAGCACGGCGGTTCGGCGCGGGCTGATCGTGCACCAGTGGCTGGAGGCCGCCCACGGCCGCCCCGGCGCGAGGCCGTGCGCGCCGGAGGATCTCCCCGATCCCGAGACCGGCGACCTCACCTGGGACGGGCCGCCGATGAGCCGGGACGAATACCGCCGGGCCCGGCCGTACCTGCTCCAGCACCTGCGGGTGTGCCCGCTGCTCGGCGGCGAGGTCACCCACGTCGTCCCGGAGCCCAGGGTGGCCGCCTACGATCCCGACGCCGACGTCCTGGTCGTCGCCAATCCCGACCTGCTCCGCCGGGTGGGCGGGCGCCTGGTCTACCGGGAGCAGAAGACCTCCGCCGCGGAGCGCGGCATCACCGCCGAGAACGCGCTGGAGATGGTCCCGCAGCTCGCCCTGGCCGTCTGCCTGATCGCGGACGGCGCGTTCGGGGACCCCTCCGGGTCGGTCGAGCTGGAGCAGCTCACCCCCGTTTCGGGCGAGGTCGTCACGTTCGACGCCGCGGATCCGGTGGTGGTCGCGACCGCGCGGGCCGTCGTGTCCGGCCGCACCCGCGCGTGGCATCGGGACGTCGCCTTCCGCGCGACCCCCGGTCCGTGGTGCCGCGTCTGCCCGGTGACCCGCTGGTGCCCGGACGCCTCCCGTTCCGGCGACGGCGCGCCGCTCGTCCTGGACGGCCTGGTGATCGACCCCGCCACCGGCGAGATCCTGGAGTCCTCCGGCCGCCCGAGCAGCCACGCCGAGGCGGTGGCCGAGGCGATCGCCGCCCCCGAACTCGACGACGAGCCGCCCTTCTAGCGGCCCGCCCTTCCAGCCGCCCGGCTCAGAACGCCGGGCGGCCGCGGAGGCGCTCTCCGGCGAGGTGAAACACCCCTCCCGAGCCACCGTACGCCCCTCCGGCCACTGACGCGGGGCGGCCGCGGAGGCGGTATTCAGCGAGGTGAAACGCCCCTTCCGAGCACCGTGCGGTCCTCCGGCCATTGACGCCGGGCCGAGGAGGTCCCTAGGATCCCCGCTATCCGTCTAGAAAGTATCCAGACGGATAGCTCCACGTGTCATCCCGGCGACCGCGTCACCCGTGCGGCCCCGGAAATGACCGCTGAACGGGTTCGCCGCCGCACACCGGCCGAGAGGCCGTCATCTGGGGAGCGACATCCAGTTACCCATCGCAATTCCCCCCTGGAGGGCCTGATGTCCCAATCCACTGGTATGCCGGGAGAGATGAACCGGCGGCAGCTCCTGCGCCGGATCGGCCTGACCGCCCTGGCCGCAGGTCCGGGCGCGGGCCTGCTCAGCGCCTGCGCGACGGCCGGAAGCGGGAGTGGCGCGGGGTCGGCTCCGGCCGCGGCCACGCCCGCCGCGACCTCGGCGGCCAACCCGTTCGGCGTCGACCCCGGGAAGCCGCTCGAGGTGGTGATCTTCAACGGCGGCAACGGCGACGGCTACGCGACCGGGCTCCACCAGCCGCTGTACCGCAAGACGTATCCGCGGGCGGAGATCAAGCACGTCCCCACGCAGAAGATCGGCACCCAGCTGCGCCCGCGCTTCGTCAGCGGTGACGTGCCGGACGTGGTGAACAACTCCGGCCCGGAGGCGCTCGACATGGCGGCGCTGACCGCGGAGGGTCACCTCGCCGATCTGAGCATGCTCTTCGACGCGCCGTCGGTCGACGACCCGGGGAAGAAGGTGCGCGACACGCTGGTCGGCGGCGCCCACGAGAACTCGCTGATCGACGGCGTCCCGCACGTCCTCAACTACACCGTCGCCCACCGTGCCCTGTGGTACAACGCCAAGCTCTTCGCGGACAAGGGCTGGACGGTGCCCAGGACCTGGGACGCCTTCCTCGCACTCGGCGAGGAGACACGGAGGGCGGGCATCACGCTGTTCGCCTACCCCGGCCAGGTCGGGCCGTTCTACCAGGTCTGGAACCTCGTCTACACCGCGGCGAAGATCGGCGGCAACCAGGTCGTCATCGACATCGACAACCTGGCGGACGGCGCCTGGACCAGCCCCGCCGTCCTGGCCTCCGTGACCGCGTGGGCGGACCTGCAGGCCAGGTACGGCGACAAGTCCTACTTCGGCCTGGACCACACCCAGACGCAGGTCAAACATCTGCAGGACAAGGTGGCCTTCTACCCCTGTGGCTCCTGGCTGGACAACGAGATGGCCAAGGACAAGCCCGACTCCTTCGAATACGCCATCGCCCCGGTGCCGAGCGTGACCGCCACGGACAAGATGCCCGCGGAGGCCATCATGGTGGGGGTGAGCGAGGCGTTCTTCGTCTCGGCCAAGGGCGGCAACCTCGCGGGCGGCCTGGAGTACCTGCGGATCATGCTCTCCAGGGAGGGGGCTCGCGGATACACCGAGAGAACCAAGAACCTCACCGTGGTCAACGGCGTCGCCGAGGGCCTCGACCTCCCTCCCGCCGTACGGAGCGCCGCCAGGGCTCAGGACGCGGCGGGCAGGAACACCATCACCGACGCGCGGTTCGAGAGCTGGTACAAGGAGCTGTTCGACTACTCCCAGACCCAGACGAACGCGGTCATGGCAGGCCGGGCGACGCCCGAGCAGTTCTGCGCGAACATGCAGAAGAAGGCCGACGAGATCAAGAAGGACCCGTCGGTCACCAAGCAGACTCGGAGCGTCTAGCCCATGTCGGCGCGGCTGCGCGCGTTCGGCTTCGTCGCCGGGTCCCTCGCGGTACCGGTGGTCCTCTACGTGGCCTTCGTGATCAATCCGTACGTCCAGGCGTTCCAGATCGCGCTGACCGACTGGCGGGGGGTGTCGCGCACCCCCGGGTTCGTCGGGCTGGAGAACTTCGCCCGTCTCTGGGACGACCAGGTGTTCTGGCAGGCTCTGCGCAATCACGGCGTGCTGCTGGTCACGCTCCCCCTGGTCACGATCGCCCTCGCGCTGTTCTTCGCCTACCTGCTCAACCTGGGCGGAGGCGGCGCGAGCGGGAAGATGCGCGGGGTGCGGGGCGCGGGGTTCTACCGGGTGGTGTTCTTCCTCCCCCAGGTCCTCGCCGTCGCCGTCGTCGGCGTGCTGTTCAAGGCGGTCTACCGGCCCGACGAGAGCGGCGTCCTCAACAGCGCCCTGGCCGGTCTCGGCCTGGAGCCCGTCGGCTGGCTCACCGAGCCCAGGCTCGCCTTCTGGTCGATCATCGCGGTCATGGTCTGGCAGGCGGTCGGCTTCTACGTCGTGCTGTTCTCCGCCGGCATGGCCGCGATCCCCAAGGACGTCTTCGAGGCGGCGGCGCTGGACGGCGCGGGCCGGGTGCGGATGTTCCTGTCCATCACCCTGCCTCTGCTCTGGGACACCGTGCAGGTCGGCTGGGTCTACCTCGGCATCGCCGCCTTCGACGGCTTCGCGCTGGTGCAGGTGCTCTCGGTCGACCGCGGCGGCCCGGACGGCGCCACCACCGTGCTTCCCCTGGAGATCTGGAAGACGGCCTTCAGCTACTCGAAGTTCGGCTACGCCTCGGCGATGGGCGTGGCGCTGTTCTTCATGACCATCACGTTCGCGGCGCTGACCCTGCGGGTCACCCGTCGCGAGAGGATCGAGTTCTGACCGTGACCCCCACCACCGAACCACCGTCCACCACACGCGCGGCGGAACGCCCGCGCCCCGGGCTGCTCACCGGCCTGTCCCACGTCGCGCTGGTCGTGTGGGCGCTGCTGGTCGTCCTTCCCCTGCTGTGGACCCTGCTCGCGTCGTTCAAGAACAACACCGAGATCTTCGGGGACGCGCTGCAACTCCCCGCCGAGCTGCGCTGGGACAACTGGACCCGCGCGTGGGGCAGGGCGAACGTCGGCACGTACATGCTCAACACTGTCGTCGTCGTCGCCGCGGGCACGTTCGGGACCATGTTCTTCGGCTCGCTGGCCGCCTACGTGCTGGCCCGCTACAGGTTTCCGGGCAACCGGCTGATCTACTACCTGTTCGTCTCCGGCATGGCCTTTCCCGTCTTCCTCGCCCTGGTCCCGCTCTTCTTCGTGGTCGACCAGGTGGGGCTGCTGAACACCCACACCGGCCTGGTCCTGGTCTACATCGCCTACTCGCTGCCGTTCACGATCTTCTTCCTGGCCGCGTTCTTCAAGACGCTGCCCGCCTCGGTCGCGGAGGCCGCGATGATCGACGGGGCCTCACACGTCCGCACGTTCTTCCAGGTCATGCTCCCCATGGCCAGACCCGGACTGATCAGCATCGCGATCTTCAACGTGCTCGGCCAGTGGAACCAGTACCTCCTGCCACTGGTGCTGCTCTCCGGCGCCAAGGACAAATGGGTCATCACCCAGGGCATCGCCGACATCTCGACCATCGCCGGATACGAGGCCGACTGGCCCGGCCTGTTCGCCGCGCTCAGCATGTCGATCATCCCGGTACTGGTCGTCTACGTCGTCTTCCAGCGCCAGATCCAGTCCGGGCTAACCTCGGGTGCGCTGAAGTAGCGATGATCCAGACCACCCAGACGACGAGGATGAGCATGTCTTCCGGAAGCCCGCGCGTCCTGCGCACCCTGAACGAGCGCGCCACCCTGGAGCTGCTGCTCCGGAGCGGACCGCTCACCCGGGGGGAGCTGGAGAGCCTGACCGGCCTGTCGAAGGCCTCCGCGGCCGAGGTCCTGCGCCGCCTGGAGAGCGCCCGCCTGGTGAAGAAGGGCGGGCGGAAGCCGGGCAGCGCGGGACCGGCCGCGCACATGTGGGCGCTGGACGGCTCCTGCTGCCATGTGGCCGGGGTCGACGTCACGCCGGACGCCCTGGACGTGGCCGTCGCCGACCTGACGGGGCAGGTGGTCGGCGAGCACCGCATGGCCACCCCGGGCATCCACGACCCGATGGGCTCGCTCGCCGTCGCGGTGGCCGAGGCGGCGCGCGCCGCGGGGCTGCGGACCACCGACCTCGACCAGATCGTCGTGGGGATGCCCGGCGTCATCGACGTCGTCGGCGACCGGCTGGACTCGGTGATCCAGCTGCCCAGCTGGGAGCACGTGCACGACCTCTCGCCCCTGCGCGCGCGGCTCGGCAACGACCGCGTGCGCATGGAGAACGACGTGAACCTCGTCGCGGTCGAGGAGATGGTCAAGGGCTCGGCACGCGACGCGGAGAGCTTCGCGCTGTTCTGGCTGGGCCGGGGCATCGGCGCGGGCGTCGTGCTGAACGGCGCCCTGCTGAGAGGCGCCACAGGGCGGGGCGGCGAGATCGGCTCCATCGTCGTCCCCGACCCCGCCGAGCGGGGACGGGTGCTGGGCCCGGAGGGCGGGTCGCTCGACTCGATCCTCGGCGCGGAGGCCGTACTGCGGCTCGCCCGCGCCCACGGCCTCGCGGCGGGCACCGGATCCGGCGGCCCCGCGGCGGACAGCGCGGTGAGCGGCGCGGCGGACGCCGTCAGCCGGGCCGTCGCCGACGGGAGCACCGGCTTCCTCGAGGCGCTGGCCGCCAGGATGGCCGTCGGCGTCATCGCGCTGGTCGGCGTCCTCGACCCGCATCTGGTGGTGCTCGGCGGCTCGCTCTGCGCGGCGGGCGGCGAGGAGCTCCGCCGGATGGTCGCCGTCCGGCTGGCCACCACCGCGCTCGCCCGCACCCCGCTGGTGCTCAGCGCGGTCAGCGGCAACGCCGTGCGGGCGGGGGCCGTCGAGTTCGCCCTGGGCATCGCGCGCGAGCAGGTTTTCAAGGCCGGTACGGCGGGCCGGTAGCGCACCGGCCGCCCACCTCTACCGGGCCGCTCCCGCCGGGCGAGGCCGCGCCCGCGGAGCCGCCGACGAGACCACATCCACCGAGCCCGATCAATGAATCCGTATCCACGAAGGAGAACAGGAATGTCGAAGGTCCTTGTCGTCGGTGCCCATCCGGACGAGGCGGAGATGTACGCCGGTGGGACCGCGGCGCTGCTGGCCCGCGCGGGCCACGCGGTGAAGTTCGTGTCGCTGACCAACGGTGACGCGGGCCATTTCACGATGGAGCCCGTGCCGCTGGCCCGGCACCGGGCCAAGGAGGCCGTGCGCGCGGCCGAGGCACTCGGCGTGCTTGAGTACGAGATCCTGGACGTGCACGACGGCGAGCTGGAGCCCTCCGTCGCGATGCGCAGGAAGATGATCGAGCTGATCCGCGGGTGGCGGGCGGACGTGGTCATCGCCCTGCACGGCGAGGGTCCCGGCCACCCGGACAACCGGGCGGCGGGCCGCCTGGTCTCCGACGCGGTGGCCTTCTGCACGACGCCCAACGTGGTGCCCGGCAGTCCCGCGCTGGAGCGCCAGCCGCTCTGCCTGCTCATGGTGGACTACGCCGCTCCCGGCTTCCACCGGCACGATGTCGCCGTCGACGTCGACCCCGTCATCGACAGGAAGCTGGATGCCTGCGCGGCACACGCCTCGCAGTTCTTCGAGTACTCCCCCGCCGCGCGGGGACTCGCCGACCTGGTGCCGGCGGAGGACGCGACCGAGGAACGCCGCGCTTTCGTCCTCACCCACTGGGAGGAGTTCATGCTCGCCGGTGACGGCATGCGCCCGGCTCTGGCCGGACGGTACGGCGACGCGCACGCACGGCGGGTCCGCCACGCCGAGACCTTCCAGCTCGCGGACTACGGCCGTGCCGTACCGGAGGAGGAGTTGCGTCTGCTCCTCGACGTCTTCGACGGCGATCTGGCCGCCCGGGTCTCCTGAGCCGGAGCCCGGCCCCCGGAGCGGGCAACCCGGCACTCCGCACGGCGGGCCGGGTTTTGTCCGTTTTTGCGCTGCGACACCTCGCCTCTGGGTAGAAAAGGGATGTTTCGGGCAGACGTGCCCGCGACTCTCCCCCGTATCCGCATCGCGAGGAGGAGCTCATGAGCACCCGACCACACCCGATAGCGTCACCGCTCCACGCGCCGGCCGGAGCCTCCGCGGACAAGGACGGCATCGTCGTCGGCGCCGGCCCGGTCACCGTCGACGTCTACGTCGACTTCCTGTGCCCGTTCTGCAAGATGTTCGAGCAGGCGTCCGGGCCGACGCTGGACAGGCTGGTGGGAGAGGGGGCGATCAGCCTCGTGTACCACCCGATGGGCTTCCTGGACGGGCTGTCGACCACCCGCTACTCCTCTCGCGCGTCCGCCTCCTCGGGCTGCGCCTCCGACGGCGGGAGATTCATGGAGTACACCTACGCGCTCTTCGCCAACCAGCCCCCCGAGGGGGGACCGGGGCTCACCGACGACGAGCTGGCCGAGATCGGCGCCATGGCCGGGCTCACCGAGCCGGCGTTCGGCGCGGGCGTGCGCAACGGCATCTATCTCGACTGGACCGCCCACGTGACGGACACGGCCGTCGAACGGGGGGTGAGCGGCACCCCCACCGTCCTCGTCGAGGGGATCGCCGTGCCGGCGAGCCCCCAGACGATCGTCACCGCCGTGGCGGCCGCCGTCCGCTGATCCCCGGGCGCGGCCCCGCCCCGGCCGGCCGCCTGCCGCCGGGGCGGGGGCGGGCGTCCGATACCAACCGACATGAAGACTATTGCACTTTTGCCGGAAAGCACTGAAGCTTTCCTTCTGTGACGACGTATCGAGCGGGCCGGCCGTGGCGGTCCGCCGCCATCGGTCGCATCGCCGCGGTAGCCCTCAGCCTCGTTCTCACCGGCGCCCTCGCCCCCGCCCCCGCGGCGGGTGCCGTCGCGCCCGCGCCGGCCACCACCGGCGCGGCGGGCGGAGCCGCCGCCTGCCCCACCGACCCGGCCACTCCCAAACACCGGCTCCGCGCCATGTGGATCGCCAGCGTGGCCAACATCGACTGGCCGAGCAGGACCGGCCTGAGCGTGCAGGCGCAGCAGGCCGAGTTCCGTGCCTGGCTGGACCTCGCGGCGCAGCGGAACATGAACGCCGTCGTCGTGCAGGTCAGGCCGACGGCCGACGCGTTCTGGCCGTCACCCCATGAGCCGTGGTCGCAGTGGCTGACGGGCACCCAGGGGGGCGACCCCGGCTACGACCCGCTGGCGTTCATGGTGAGCGAGGCGCACGCCCGCGACATCGAGTTCCACGCGTGGTTCAACCCCTACCGGGTCGCCAACCACGACGACCCCACCCGGCTGGTGGCCACGCACCCGGCCCGGAGGAATCCCGGCTGGCGGTTCGCCCACGGCGGCAAGCTCTACTACAACCCGGGGATCCCCGCGGTCCGCGGCTTCATCGAGGACGCCGTCATGGACGCCGTCACCCGTTACGACATCGACGGCGTGCACCTCGACGACTACTTCTACCCGTATCCGGTCAGCGGCGAGACGATCCCGGACGCCTCCGCCTACGCCCAGTACGGCGCCGGTTTCGGCAACGTCCACGACTGGCGGCGCGACAACGTCAACCTGCTGGTGAAGGAGCTGGGCCAGCGGATCCACGCGGCCAAGTCGTGGGTCGAGTTCGGGGTCAGCCCGTTCGGCATCTGGCGCAACGCCGCCACCGACCCGCTCGGTTCGCAGACCTCCGGCATGCAGTCGTACGACGCCGTCTACGCCGACACCCGGCTCTGGGTGAAGCAGGGCTGGGTCGACTACATCGCGCCGCAGGTCTACTGGCACATCGGGCATCCCACCGCCGACTACGAGACGCTCACCGCCTGGTGGGCCTCCGTGGTCAAGGGCACCGGCGTGCGGCTCCTCATCGGGCAGGCCGCCTACCGGGCCGGAGCGGCCGGCCAGGACGCGGCCTGGCAACGGCCCGGGGAACTGGCCGACCACCTCCAGTACAACCGGCGGCACCCGGAGGTGGTCGGCGACGTCTTCTTCAGCGCCAAGGACATCCGGGCCGACCGGATCGGCGCCGTCTCCCGCCTGGTGGGCGACCACTACTCCAGGCCCGCCCTGATACCCGCCCGCGGCGGCGCGGCCGCGCCGGCCAGCCCCTCGATCACCTCGGCGACCCGCCTCCCCGGCGGGGTCTCCCTGTCATGGCAGCGCGACGGATCGAGCAGCCCGCTCTCGTACGCGATCTACCGGGTCGACTCCTCCCCGGCGGCGGACCCGTGTTTCTTCGCCGACGCCCGCAACCTGCTCAAGACGACCCGCGGGACGTCCTTCACCGACACCACCGCCACCGCGGGCACCTACACCTACTACGTGACGGCCATGGACCGGCTGCACCACGAAAGCGCGCCGAGCGCGGGCCGGGTGGTCGCGGCCACCGGTCCGTTCAGCGTCGTCGTCGACAACCGTGACGCCGGCTTCACCGCGGGCTCCGGCTGGGGCACCTCAAGCTTCTCCTCGCAGCTCCACGGCACCGACTACCGGTTCGCCGAGCCCGTCGCGGCGAGCGACCCGGCGTGGTTCAAGGCGCAGATCCCCGCCGCCGGCAGCTACCGGATCGAGATCTGGCATCCGGCGAACTCCGGCTACAACAGCGCGACGCCGTTCATCGTGGCGGCCGGCGGAGGCAACCAGGTGATCAACGTCGACCAGCGCGTCAGCGGCGGCCAGTGGCGCAGCCTCGGCACGTTCACCCTCTCCGCCGGCGCCTACAACGTCGTCGGGGTGAGCCGCTGGGTCTCCACCGCCGGCTACGTCATCGCCGAC comes from Streptosporangium roseum DSM 43021 and encodes:
- a CDS encoding DsbA family protein, with the protein product MSTRPHPIASPLHAPAGASADKDGIVVGAGPVTVDVYVDFLCPFCKMFEQASGPTLDRLVGEGAISLVYHPMGFLDGLSTTRYSSRASASSGCASDGGRFMEYTYALFANQPPEGGPGLTDDELAEIGAMAGLTEPAFGAGVRNGIYLDWTAHVTDTAVERGVSGTPTVLVEGIAVPASPQTIVTAVAAAVR
- a CDS encoding family 10 glycosylhydrolase; amino-acid sequence: MTTYRAGRPWRSAAIGRIAAVALSLVLTGALAPAPAAGAVAPAPATTGAAGGAAACPTDPATPKHRLRAMWIASVANIDWPSRTGLSVQAQQAEFRAWLDLAAQRNMNAVVVQVRPTADAFWPSPHEPWSQWLTGTQGGDPGYDPLAFMVSEAHARDIEFHAWFNPYRVANHDDPTRLVATHPARRNPGWRFAHGGKLYYNPGIPAVRGFIEDAVMDAVTRYDIDGVHLDDYFYPYPVSGETIPDASAYAQYGAGFGNVHDWRRDNVNLLVKELGQRIHAAKSWVEFGVSPFGIWRNAATDPLGSQTSGMQSYDAVYADTRLWVKQGWVDYIAPQVYWHIGHPTADYETLTAWWASVVKGTGVRLLIGQAAYRAGAAGQDAAWQRPGELADHLQYNRRHPEVVGDVFFSAKDIRADRIGAVSRLVGDHYSRPALIPARGGAAAPASPSITSATRLPGGVSLSWQRDGSSSPLSYAIYRVDSSPAADPCFFADARNLLKTTRGTSFTDTTATAGTYTYYVTAMDRLHHESAPSAGRVVAATGPFSVVVDNRDAGFTAGSGWGTSSFSSQLHGTDYRFAEPVAASDPAWFKAQIPAAGSYRIEIWHPANSGYNSATPFIVAAGGGNQVINVDQRVSGGQWRSLGTFTLSAGAYNVVGVSRWVSTAGYVIADAVRITRV
- a CDS encoding PIG-L deacetylase family protein; this encodes MSKVLVVGAHPDEAEMYAGGTAALLARAGHAVKFVSLTNGDAGHFTMEPVPLARHRAKEAVRAAEALGVLEYEILDVHDGELEPSVAMRRKMIELIRGWRADVVIALHGEGPGHPDNRAAGRLVSDAVAFCTTPNVVPGSPALERQPLCLLMVDYAAPGFHRHDVAVDVDPVIDRKLDACAAHASQFFEYSPAARGLADLVPAEDATEERRAFVLTHWEEFMLAGDGMRPALAGRYGDAHARRVRHAETFQLADYGRAVPEEELRLLLDVFDGDLAARVS